A single genomic interval of Deinococcus yavapaiensis KR-236 harbors:
- a CDS encoding S-adenosylmethionine:tRNA ribosyltransferase-isomerase, whose product MTHILPTATLDFTLPPDLEAHEPPEARGLARDDVRLLVSRVRDDTVTHAHFRDLPNFLTSDDLLVLNTSGTLPAALRADRADGTPLVVHLSTHLPADLWTVEVRLPTDIATAPFRHAHAGETLTLPGGGGVTLLAPYSLDRAAPPSRDGTRLWIAALHLPCAPHTYLATYLAAHGRPIRYGYVPRDWPLEAYQTVYATESGSAEMPSAGRAFTPDLLTRLVAKGVRVAPLVLHTGVASLEDHEPPYEEFYRVPDSTARAVNETRANGGRVLAVGTTVVRALETVTDARGTAHPGEGWTREVITPQRGVRAVNGLLTGWHEPRASHLLMLAALAGERHLRAAYEAALQGRYLWHEFGDLHLIVP is encoded by the coding sequence GTGACGCACATCCTGCCGACCGCCACGCTCGACTTCACCTTGCCGCCCGACCTTGAAGCGCACGAACCGCCCGAAGCGCGCGGCCTCGCCCGCGACGACGTGCGCCTGCTCGTTTCGCGCGTGCGAGACGACACGGTGACGCACGCGCACTTCCGCGATCTGCCGAACTTCCTCACGTCCGACGACCTGCTCGTCCTCAACACGTCCGGCACGCTTCCCGCCGCGCTCCGCGCCGACCGTGCCGACGGCACGCCCCTCGTCGTCCACCTCAGCACGCACCTGCCCGCCGACCTTTGGACCGTCGAGGTCCGCCTTCCCACCGACATCGCGACGGCCCCCTTCCGCCACGCGCACGCGGGCGAAACCCTCACCTTGCCCGGCGGCGGCGGCGTCACCCTCCTCGCGCCCTACAGCCTCGACCGCGCCGCGCCGCCTTCGCGCGACGGCACGCGCCTGTGGATCGCCGCCTTGCACCTTCCCTGCGCTCCGCACACCTACCTCGCCACCTACCTCGCCGCGCACGGCCGCCCCATTCGCTACGGCTACGTGCCGCGCGACTGGCCGCTGGAAGCGTACCAAACCGTGTACGCCACCGAAAGCGGCAGCGCCGAGATGCCGAGCGCCGGACGCGCCTTCACGCCCGACTTGCTCACCCGCCTCGTCGCGAAGGGCGTGCGCGTCGCGCCCCTCGTGCTGCATACCGGCGTCGCTTCCCTCGAAGACCACGAGCCGCCCTACGAGGAGTTCTACCGCGTGCCCGACAGCACCGCGCGCGCCGTGAACGAAACGCGCGCCAACGGCGGACGCGTCCTCGCGGTCGGCACGACCGTCGTCCGAGCCTTGGAGACCGTCACGGACGCGCGCGGCACCGCCCACCCCGGCGAAGGCTGGACGCGCGAAGTCATCACGCCTCAGCGTGGCGTGCGCGCCGTGAACGGCTTGCTGACCGGCTGGCACGAACCGCGCGCCAGCCACCTGCTGATGCTGGCCGCGCTCGCCGGAGAGCGCCACCTGCGCGCCGCGTACGAAGCCGCCTTGCAAGGCCGCTACCTTTGGCACGAGTTCGGCGATCTGCACCTCATCGTTCCCTGA
- a CDS encoding amino acid ABC transporter permease → MQVVLENLPFLLRASLVTLGYALGAMLPGFLLGLATALARLSRVPPLEWIARTYVSLIRGTPLLVQIYVVYYVLPDLGIDLGPLWSGVLALALNVGAYASEALRGAFLAVPSGQREAARALGLSTWHTFRDIEAPQALRIAVPALGNSFISLVKDTSLVSVITVVELLQEANLIIARTFQPTPLYLAVAVIYWIISSVLSLGLRRVEDRLSRHQTTGR, encoded by the coding sequence ATGCAGGTCGTTCTCGAAAACCTGCCGTTCTTGCTGCGCGCCTCGCTCGTCACCCTCGGGTACGCGCTCGGCGCGATGCTGCCCGGCTTCCTGCTCGGCCTCGCCACGGCCCTCGCGCGCCTGTCACGCGTGCCGCCGCTGGAGTGGATCGCGCGCACGTACGTCTCGCTCATTCGCGGCACGCCGCTGCTCGTGCAGATCTACGTCGTGTACTACGTCCTGCCCGACCTCGGAATCGATCTCGGACCGCTTTGGTCGGGCGTGCTCGCCCTCGCTTTGAACGTCGGCGCGTACGCGTCCGAAGCGTTGCGCGGCGCCTTCCTCGCCGTGCCGAGCGGTCAACGGGAAGCGGCGCGCGCCCTCGGCCTCAGCACTTGGCACACGTTCCGCGACATCGAAGCGCCCCAAGCCCTGCGCATCGCCGTACCCGCCCTCGGCAACTCCTTCATCAGCCTCGTGAAAGACACCTCCCTCGTGTCCGTCATCACGGTCGTGGAGTTGCTGCAGGAAGCCAACCTCATCATCGCGCGGACGTTTCAGCCCACCCCGCTCTACCTCGCGGTCGCCGTGATCTACTGGATCATCAGCAGCGTCTTGTCGCTGGGCCTTCGGCGCGTCGAAGACCGCTTGTCACGCCATCAAACGACCGGACGTTGA
- a CDS encoding YchJ family protein, with the protein MPPLPFPPSQACPCGSKKPFRSCCGPLLSGARDAPTAEKLMRSRYTAYVLRDEAYLLATWHSSTRPARLELRSDETRWIGLDVREVERGGPSDTSGAVTFVARFALGRERHEMREVSTFAREEGRWVYLDGVVARGT; encoded by the coding sequence GTGCCGCCCCTTCCCTTTCCCCCGTCCCAAGCGTGTCCGTGCGGCTCGAAGAAGCCTTTTCGAAGCTGCTGCGGACCGCTGTTGTCGGGCGCGCGTGACGCGCCGACCGCCGAGAAGCTCATGCGCTCGCGCTACACGGCGTACGTCTTGCGAGACGAGGCGTACCTGCTTGCCACTTGGCATTCCTCGACGCGTCCCGCGCGTTTGGAGTTGCGAAGCGACGAGACGCGTTGGATCGGCCTCGACGTCCGAGAAGTCGAGCGGGGCGGTCCGAGCGACACGTCGGGCGCGGTGACCTTCGTCGCTCGGTTCGCGCTGGGTCGCGAGCGGCACGAGATGCGAGAGGTGAGCACCTTCGCGCGTGAGGAGGGGCGCTGGGTGTACCTGGACGGTGTCGTGGCCCGAGGCACTTGA
- a CDS encoding GNAT family N-acetyltransferase, producing MLIRELGERDASAYYALRLEGLEREPRAFGSDADSFRGTPLDAVGERLRASDNVFTLGAFDDGRLVGITTFARETGAKTRHKANVFGVYVREDARGRGVANALLGELIRRARQISGVEQLHLAVSVTQTAARRLYDAHGFVVYGVEPRALKVHGEYVDEEWRALRLA from the coding sequence ATGTTGATTCGGGAACTCGGCGAGCGGGACGCGAGCGCATACTACGCGCTTCGCCTCGAAGGGTTGGAGCGCGAACCGCGCGCGTTCGGAAGCGACGCGGACTCGTTTCGCGGAACGCCGCTGGACGCCGTGGGCGAGCGTTTGAGGGCGTCGGACAACGTGTTCACCTTGGGAGCCTTCGACGACGGTCGGCTCGTCGGCATCACGACGTTCGCGCGCGAAACCGGGGCGAAGACGCGGCACAAAGCGAACGTCTTCGGCGTGTACGTGCGCGAGGACGCGCGTGGGCGCGGCGTGGCGAACGCCCTGCTCGGCGAGTTGATTCGGCGGGCGCGCCAGATTTCGGGCGTGGAGCAACTTCATCTCGCCGTGTCGGTCACGCAGACGGCGGCGCGGCGCTTGTACGACGCGCACGGCTTCGTGGTGTACGGCGTGGAACCGCGCGCGCTCAAGGTGCACGGCGAGTACGTCGACGAGGAGTGGCGGGCACTGCGTCTGGCGTGA
- a CDS encoding VOC family protein, with protein MNPPSELRLVLAASDFDAAVRLFRDGLGLHVVEGWNDPNGRGLVLDVGRATLELLDTPQARRIDAVESPGIASGPVRVALNVDDVEGVAARLAAHGATPLAPPVDTPWGHHNQRLVTPDDLHVTLFHPEVVLP; from the coding sequence GTGAATCCGCCGAGCGAACTGCGGCTCGTGCTCGCCGCGAGCGACTTCGACGCGGCCGTGCGCCTCTTCCGAGACGGCCTCGGCCTGCACGTCGTGGAAGGCTGGAACGACCCGAACGGACGCGGCCTCGTCCTCGACGTGGGCCGCGCCACCCTCGAACTGCTCGACACGCCTCAAGCTCGGCGCATCGACGCCGTCGAATCCCCCGGCATCGCCAGCGGCCCCGTGCGTGTCGCGTTGAACGTCGACGACGTGGAAGGCGTCGCGGCGCGACTCGCCGCACACGGAGCCACACCACTCGCGCCACCCGTCGACACGCCGTGGGGTCACCACAACCAACGGCTCGTCACGCCCGACGACCTGCACGTCACCCTCTTCCACCCGGAGGTGGTCCTTCCGTGA
- a CDS encoding helix-turn-helix transcriptional regulator, with product MPVVSPALDHLPATRRDILQLLKKRGELGAEDLAAHLGITPSGARQHLTALEQADLIAARDLRDGPGRPRRRYRLTAQADAMFPRAYAELTNELLSYVEDADPSLVAHLFAKRGERRLRATLARTNGLSFAEQVRELTRVLDEDGYLADVEEREDGSFVITEHNCAVLSIAMRYGHACGSELEYIRAALPQADVSRVAHMLSGAHVCAYLIRPKF from the coding sequence ATGCCGGTCGTCAGCCCCGCCCTCGATCACCTTCCCGCCACCCGCCGGGACATCCTGCAATTGCTGAAAAAACGCGGTGAACTCGGCGCGGAGGACCTCGCGGCGCACCTCGGAATCACGCCGAGCGGCGCGCGTCAGCACCTCACGGCGCTCGAACAAGCCGATCTGATCGCCGCCCGCGATCTACGTGACGGCCCCGGACGTCCCAGGCGCCGCTATCGTCTCACCGCGCAGGCCGACGCGATGTTTCCCCGTGCCTACGCCGAGCTCACCAACGAACTGCTGAGCTACGTCGAGGACGCCGACCCCTCTCTCGTCGCGCACCTGTTCGCGAAACGCGGCGAGCGCCGCTTGCGGGCCACCCTCGCGCGCACGAATGGTCTGTCCTTTGCCGAGCAAGTCCGCGAACTCACCCGCGTGCTCGACGAGGACGGCTACCTCGCCGACGTCGAGGAGCGAGAAGACGGCTCGTTCGTGATCACCGAGCACAACTGCGCCGTCCTCTCGATCGCCATGCGCTACGGCCACGCGTGCGGCAGCGAGTTGGAGTACATTCGCGCCGCCTTGCCGCAAGCCGACGTCTCGCGCGTCGCTCACATGCTCTCCGGCGCGCACGTGTGCGCCTACCTCATCCGGCCGAAGTTCTGA
- a CDS encoding SDR family NAD(P)-dependent oxidoreductase, with product MPIALVTGASRGLGLALARALARQGWSLVITARESSELEAARAELAEHATVLALPGDVSDEAHAGALVNAARTLGGLDALVNNASTLGVTPRPDLLDYDVDALRRVYDVNVLAPLRLAQLAASLLHEGARVVNVSSDAGVEGYAGWGGYGSSKAALEQISRVLAAERPDWRVYWVDPGDMNTRMHQDAFPGEDISDRAPPEASVPGFLRLLQGDLPSGRYVARDLAAVPA from the coding sequence ATGCCCATTGCCCTCGTCACCGGAGCTTCGCGCGGTCTCGGCCTCGCCCTCGCCCGCGCCCTCGCTCGACAAGGTTGGAGCCTCGTGATCACTGCCCGCGAATCAAGCGAACTCGAAGCCGCCCGCGCCGAACTCGCCGAGCACGCCACGGTCCTCGCCCTGCCCGGCGACGTCTCCGACGAAGCGCACGCCGGCGCCCTCGTGAACGCCGCGCGCACCCTCGGCGGTCTCGACGCCCTCGTCAACAACGCCAGCACCCTCGGCGTCACGCCTCGCCCGGACCTCCTCGACTACGATGTCGATGCCTTGCGGCGCGTGTACGACGTGAACGTCCTCGCGCCGCTGCGCCTCGCGCAACTCGCCGCGTCCCTCCTGCACGAGGGAGCTCGCGTCGTCAACGTCTCCTCGGACGCGGGCGTCGAAGGCTACGCGGGCTGGGGCGGCTACGGCTCGAGCAAGGCCGCCTTGGAGCAGATCAGCCGCGTCCTCGCCGCCGAACGCCCCGATTGGCGCGTGTACTGGGTCGATCCCGGCGACATGAACACCCGCATGCACCAAGACGCCTTTCCCGGCGAGGACATCAGCGACCGCGCTCCGCCCGAAGCGAGCGTTCCCGGCTTCCTGCGCTTGTTGCAAGGCGACTTGCCCAGCGGACGCTACGTCGCCCGCGACCTCGCGGCGGTGCCCGCGTGA
- a CDS encoding serine hydrolase domain-containing protein produces MLPSALAFDDSTFENVRRVVDDAVEQGTHPSAVVTIARGDGTAWSHVAPGLTSHTFTSRFPIASITKPIVALALMRLVERGALLVGDPVARHLPSFARNGKERVTVRHLLTHTSGLSVPEDVSNALWLDRATREAYVEAAFDAPLAFEPGSHHAYVSVHGFEVLAALVTHLAQRDFTRVLHEEVFAPLGMIDTSFDVPDESRLAHAPFQGGRDELAYWASLTFASGGLMSTASDLLALGLTLLRGGRSGSYRLLSAGTLEVMTRLHTRGLRNDSGFAFQALGWGKRSDAGVLLASDASFGHSGATGAFLWIDPVYDVVFVFLSSEGGTEPHRVPMLALNATIAALT; encoded by the coding sequence ATGCTGCCTTCTGCTCTTGCCTTCGACGATTCGACCTTCGAGAACGTGCGGCGCGTCGTGGACGACGCGGTCGAACAGGGAACGCACCCCTCGGCGGTCGTCACGATCGCGCGCGGCGACGGAACGGCGTGGTCGCACGTCGCGCCGGGCCTCACGAGCCACACCTTCACCAGCCGCTTTCCGATCGCGTCGATCACGAAGCCGATCGTGGCGCTCGCCTTGATGCGCCTCGTCGAGCGCGGCGCCCTGCTGGTCGGCGATCCCGTCGCGCGGCACTTGCCTTCGTTCGCGCGAAACGGCAAGGAGCGCGTGACGGTACGTCACCTGTTGACGCACACCAGCGGCCTCAGCGTCCCGGAGGACGTGTCGAACGCTTTGTGGCTGGACCGCGCGACGAGAGAAGCGTACGTGGAGGCCGCCTTCGACGCGCCCCTCGCCTTCGAGCCGGGTTCGCACCACGCCTACGTCAGCGTGCACGGCTTCGAGGTGCTCGCCGCCCTGGTGACGCACCTCGCGCAGCGCGACTTCACGCGGGTCCTGCACGAGGAAGTCTTCGCGCCCCTGGGAATGATCGACACGAGCTTCGACGTGCCCGACGAGTCTCGCCTCGCGCACGCGCCCTTTCAAGGCGGACGCGACGAGCTCGCGTACTGGGCGTCGCTGACCTTCGCGAGCGGCGGCCTCATGTCGACCGCGTCGGACCTCCTCGCGCTCGGCTTGACGTTGCTGCGCGGCGGGCGCAGCGGATCGTACCGCTTGCTCTCGGCGGGCACGCTGGAAGTCATGACGCGCCTTCACACGCGCGGCTTGCGCAACGACAGCGGTTTTGCCTTTCAAGCGCTCGGCTGGGGAAAGCGCAGCGACGCGGGCGTGCTGCTCGCGTCGGACGCGTCGTTCGGACACAGCGGCGCCACGGGCGCGTTCTTGTGGATCGATCCCGTGTACGACGTGGTGTTCGTGTTCTTGTCGAGCGAGGGCGGCACGGAGCCGCACCGCGTGCCGATGCTGGCCCTCAACGCGACGATCGCCGCCTTGACGTGA
- a CDS encoding EamA family transporter, whose translation MNDVAIVLLAGLGAAVSFGSGDFSGGVATKRDPVVRVVALAHVLSFVAFALLAVLTRERAPSLADLAWGALAGVGGLIGLASLYRGLALGPMGVVAATSAVLAAAVPVLVSVALGQVLGFVQLVGMILALVGVVVLTRDASTGRGGVLLAVSAGLGFGAFFVFLGQTTPGSVFWPLVVARFVSGSVMLVLAVRGSGLKPAAPNPIVASSVLDALGNVLFVLAAQTGRLAEASVLSNVYPAFTVLLAWAVLKERLRRDQWWGLAVTLIAVPLVAWRT comes from the coding sequence TTGAACGACGTCGCGATCGTCCTGCTCGCCGGTCTCGGCGCCGCCGTGTCGTTCGGCTCCGGCGACTTCAGCGGCGGAGTCGCCACGAAGCGCGATCCGGTCGTGCGCGTCGTCGCCCTCGCGCACGTCCTGTCCTTCGTGGCGTTCGCGTTGCTCGCCGTGCTGACTCGCGAGCGAGCCCCGAGCCTCGCCGACCTCGCGTGGGGTGCGCTCGCGGGCGTGGGCGGACTGATCGGGCTGGCGTCCTTGTACCGCGGCCTCGCCCTCGGACCCATGGGCGTCGTCGCGGCGACGAGCGCCGTGCTCGCGGCGGCCGTGCCCGTCTTGGTGAGCGTCGCGCTCGGTCAAGTGCTCGGCTTCGTGCAACTCGTCGGGATGATCCTCGCCCTCGTCGGCGTGGTCGTCCTCACGCGCGACGCGAGCACCGGACGGGGCGGCGTGCTCCTCGCGGTCTCGGCGGGACTCGGCTTCGGGGCGTTCTTCGTGTTTCTCGGTCAGACCACGCCCGGCTCGGTGTTCTGGCCGCTCGTCGTGGCGCGCTTCGTGTCGGGCAGCGTGATGCTCGTGCTCGCTGTGCGCGGCTCCGGCTTGAAACCTGCCGCGCCGAATCCCATCGTGGCGTCCTCCGTCCTCGACGCGCTCGGCAACGTCTTGTTCGTGCTCGCCGCGCAAACCGGCCGCCTCGCCGAAGCGAGCGTCTTGTCGAACGTCTACCCGGCGTTCACGGTGCTGCTCGCGTGGGCCGTCCTCAAAGAGCGTTTACGGCGAGACCAGTGGTGGGGTCTCGCCGTGACGTTGATCGCCGTGCCGCTCGTGGCTTGGCGGACGTGA
- a CDS encoding FMN-dependent NADH-azoreductase has translation MATLLRVDASPRNAQSYSRQVAQTFETQWRGAHPDGRVINRDLALQQIPHLTAETIQGFFTPPAFVTDDLKRATTVSDVLLAELHAADTVLISTPMYNFCIPSSLKAWIDQVVRVHHTFEVDADGSFRGLVKGKKIVVVTASGSAYADMPLASLDFLHTYLRAVLGFIGFETSPSSRWNIRRCRNSP, from the coding sequence ATGGCGACTTTGTTGAGAGTCGACGCCAGCCCACGCAACGCTCAATCGTATTCCCGCCAAGTGGCGCAAACGTTCGAAACGCAGTGGCGCGGCGCCCACCCGGACGGACGCGTCATCAACCGCGATCTCGCCCTCCAACAAATTCCGCACCTGACGGCCGAGACGATCCAAGGATTCTTCACGCCGCCCGCGTTCGTCACGGACGACCTCAAGCGCGCCACGACGGTCTCCGACGTCCTCCTGGCCGAACTGCACGCCGCCGACACGGTGCTGATCAGCACGCCGATGTACAACTTCTGCATTCCCTCGAGCCTCAAAGCTTGGATCGATCAAGTCGTGCGCGTTCACCACACGTTCGAAGTCGACGCCGACGGAAGCTTCCGAGGACTCGTGAAGGGCAAGAAGATCGTCGTGGTGACGGCGTCGGGCTCCGCGTACGCGGACATGCCACTGGCGAGCTTGGACTTTCTGCACACGTATCTGCGCGCCGTCTTGGGCTTCATCGGCTTCGAGACCTCACCTTCATCTCGGTGGAACATACGACGGTGCCGGAACTCGCCTTGA
- a CDS encoding diacylglycerol/lipid kinase family protein, with protein sequence MTQATPPKRLLVVFNPKSGQGSDLLRQFVMLAEGQGLSLEMRELTTRDPGEHLHDLQSYDALVAAGGDGTVSSVAYAARNTNIPILAVPVGTANLIAQNLALPTDALGLLEVVRVGHTLRVDLGELEVKGERAGFAMLAGAGADAAMIKESEDLKKRFGSMAYVISAMRQVNPKRTTFHVIADGEKREFEGIGVMIANMGMANYRMPITSDISPRDGRFTVILLTAGNILQLVPNLIDSLLVKFDLADPMFSGNLETFQASEVQVDAVEPFPMQYDGELHVETTPFTARILPGAVRFLTLERPTDIET encoded by the coding sequence ATGACGCAAGCCACACCTCCCAAACGCCTGCTGGTGGTCTTCAATCCCAAGTCCGGTCAAGGCTCCGATCTTCTTCGTCAATTCGTGATGCTCGCCGAAGGGCAAGGCCTCAGCTTGGAGATGCGCGAGCTCACGACGCGCGATCCTGGCGAACACCTGCACGACCTTCAGTCTTACGACGCGCTCGTCGCCGCCGGAGGAGACGGCACGGTCAGCAGCGTCGCTTACGCCGCGCGCAACACGAACATCCCGATTCTCGCCGTGCCTGTCGGAACCGCCAACCTTATCGCGCAAAACCTCGCGCTGCCGACCGACGCGCTTGGCTTGCTGGAAGTCGTGCGCGTGGGCCACACCCTGCGCGTCGACCTCGGCGAGTTGGAAGTCAAGGGCGAGCGAGCAGGCTTCGCGATGCTGGCGGGCGCGGGCGCGGACGCCGCCATGATCAAGGAGTCCGAGGACCTCAAGAAGCGCTTCGGCTCCATGGCGTACGTCATCAGCGCCATGCGCCAAGTCAATCCCAAGCGCACCACCTTCCACGTCATCGCCGACGGCGAGAAGCGCGAATTCGAAGGCATCGGCGTGATGATCGCCAACATGGGCATGGCGAATTACCGCATGCCCATCACGTCCGACATCAGCCCGCGCGACGGCCGCTTCACCGTCATCCTCCTCACGGCCGGCAACATCTTGCAACTCGTGCCCAACCTCATCGACAGCCTCTTGGTGAAGTTCGACCTCGCCGACCCGATGTTCAGCGGCAACCTCGAGACCTTCCAGGCGAGCGAAGTGCAAGTCGACGCGGTCGAACCGTTCCCGATGCAGTACGACGGCGAACTACACGTCGAGACGACGCCCTTCACGGCCCGCATCCTGCCCGGCGCGGTGCGCTTCCTGACTCTGGAGCGTCCCACCGACATCGAAACTTGA
- a CDS encoding family 1 glycosylhydrolase has product MTVRASLFPTFFLSGFECSTFHWKRQGRRDLVAETQHDRFVAQDYRLLRDLGIAVVREGVPWPLVDRGGEFDFGRLDPYIDALNACQLLPIWDLCHYGYPDDLDPFQPEFKERFARYCRAVAEYVTPRVRGPHFFTPINEITFFSFCGGEWGWVAPYGESRETRFALRLALCEAAIAGVHAIREVDPDARMVNVDPLVYIVPPADRPDLAEEARDETFRDTFVAWDVLAGKEHPEFGGSLDVLDIVGVNCYSFGQMEYREHGPHQALGPRDERIVPLGDLLWEVWERYKRPIIISETSGLGDGRPAWLCDVMEESLAAVSRGIDLHGVCLFPGVDMPNWHEGEWLHNGIHDLVPDGNELKRVPFGPYVDELRRWQKLLNRVTTLDADPFSDPVDLQDVKAAADRMKLHADRDWS; this is encoded by the coding sequence ATGACCGTTCGTGCCAGCTTGTTCCCGACGTTCTTCTTGTCCGGCTTCGAGTGCTCCACCTTCCACTGGAAGCGTCAAGGGCGTCGCGACCTCGTCGCGGAAACGCAGCACGACCGCTTCGTCGCGCAAGATTACCGATTGCTGCGTGACCTCGGGATCGCCGTGGTGCGAGAAGGCGTACCGTGGCCGCTCGTGGACCGAGGCGGCGAGTTCGACTTCGGACGGCTCGACCCCTACATCGATGCGCTGAACGCCTGCCAACTCTTGCCGATCTGGGACTTGTGCCACTACGGCTACCCCGACGACCTCGACCCGTTCCAGCCCGAGTTCAAAGAGCGTTTCGCCCGCTATTGCCGCGCCGTGGCCGAGTACGTGACGCCCCGGGTGCGCGGCCCGCACTTCTTCACGCCGATCAACGAGATCACCTTCTTCTCGTTTTGTGGTGGCGAGTGGGGCTGGGTCGCTCCGTACGGCGAAAGCCGCGAAACGCGCTTCGCCTTGCGGCTCGCGCTGTGCGAGGCGGCCATCGCGGGCGTCCACGCCATTCGCGAAGTCGATCCCGACGCGCGCATGGTGAACGTCGATCCCCTCGTGTACATCGTGCCGCCTGCCGACCGACCCGACCTCGCCGAGGAAGCGCGCGACGAAACGTTTCGCGACACGTTCGTCGCGTGGGACGTTCTCGCCGGAAAGGAGCACCCGGAGTTCGGCGGCTCGCTCGACGTCCTCGACATCGTGGGCGTCAACTGCTACTCGTTCGGGCAGATGGAGTACCGCGAGCACGGCCCGCATCAAGCGCTGGGACCACGTGACGAACGCATCGTTCCCCTGGGCGACTTGCTGTGGGAAGTCTGGGAGCGCTACAAGCGGCCCATCATCATCTCCGAGACGAGCGGGCTCGGCGACGGACGGCCCGCGTGGCTGTGCGACGTCATGGAAGAAAGCCTCGCCGCCGTCTCCAGGGGCATCGACTTGCACGGCGTGTGCCTCTTTCCCGGCGTGGACATGCCCAATTGGCACGAAGGAGAGTGGCTGCACAACGGCATTCACGACCTCGTGCCCGACGGGAACGAATTGAAGCGCGTGCCCTTCGGGCCGTACGTGGACGAACTGCGACGCTGGCAAAAGCTCCTCAACCGCGTCACGACCCTCGACGCCGATCCGTTCAGCGACCCCGTGGACTTGCAGGACGTGAAGGCCGCCGCCGATCGTATGAAGTTGCACGCCGACCGAGATTGGTCGTGA
- a CDS encoding family 43 glycosylhydrolase translates to MRRSLLSARSGALLLSLAVLASAQPATSTLPRQTFRNPVLDVGQDPSVVFDGAFYHLVQSDQDGLSVRTSLTLTGLGRAKKTVIWRGGQGDSPCCELWAPELVRWGDKWYVYYAADDGRNENHRMYVLEAPSVTGPYTFKGKISDSSDRWAIDGTVLRAPSGERYFVWSGWEGTENVEQDLYIAKMRNPWTLEGGRVRISRPDQPWEQNGRPYINEGPEVLVRDGRVFLAYSASGSWTNDYCLGLLSLDKGGDVMNAAAWKKSNGCVFARNDRADVYGPGHNGFVKSPDGSEDWHLYHANLVYGSGWNGRSVRAQKLTWNANGTPNFGAPVGFEQTSPLPSGEYEVEQAKVSGTVSRESSFASGGVAARFDDEGDRVDLDVTAPSAGRYVLRVRFSNGSGKAAAQTVTVNGAPNRVAYPASGWESYGTRTLTVALKSGLNTVAFTQVAGDVQLDAVTITPSAR, encoded by the coding sequence ATGCGTCGCTCACTACTTTCCGCCCGCTCGGGCGCCCTGCTGCTGAGCTTGGCCGTGCTCGCGTCCGCTCAACCCGCCACCTCGACGCTCCCTCGGCAGACGTTTCGCAATCCCGTCCTCGACGTCGGCCAAGATCCGTCGGTGGTGTTCGACGGCGCTTTCTACCACCTCGTGCAATCCGATCAGGACGGTTTGAGCGTTCGTACGTCCCTCACGCTCACGGGCCTCGGGCGGGCGAAGAAGACCGTCATTTGGCGCGGCGGGCAAGGCGACTCGCCGTGCTGCGAGTTGTGGGCGCCCGAACTCGTTCGTTGGGGCGACAAGTGGTACGTGTACTACGCCGCCGACGACGGCCGCAACGAGAACCACCGCATGTACGTCCTCGAAGCGCCGAGCGTCACCGGACCGTACACGTTCAAAGGCAAGATCTCCGATTCCAGCGATCGCTGGGCCATCGACGGGACGGTGCTTCGCGCGCCGAGCGGCGAGCGGTACTTCGTGTGGTCGGGCTGGGAAGGCACCGAGAACGTCGAGCAAGACCTTTACATCGCCAAGATGCGCAATCCGTGGACGCTCGAAGGCGGACGCGTTCGCATCTCGCGGCCCGATCAGCCGTGGGAGCAAAACGGGCGTCCCTACATCAACGAAGGCCCCGAGGTACTCGTGCGCGACGGACGCGTGTTCCTCGCGTACTCCGCGAGCGGCAGTTGGACGAACGACTACTGCCTCGGTTTGCTGTCGCTCGACAAGGGCGGCGACGTCATGAACGCCGCCGCGTGGAAGAAGTCGAACGGGTGCGTCTTCGCCCGCAACGACCGTGCCGACGTGTACGGTCCGGGGCACAACGGCTTCGTGAAGTCTCCCGACGGCTCCGAGGATTGGCACCTCTACCACGCCAACCTCGTGTACGGCTCGGGCTGGAACGGGCGCAGCGTACGCGCTCAGAAGTTGACGTGGAACGCGAACGGCACGCCGAACTTCGGGGCTCCCGTCGGTTTCGAGCAGACCTCGCCCTTGCCGTCGGGCGAGTACGAAGTCGAGCAGGCGAAGGTCAGCGGCACCGTCTCGCGCGAGTCCTCGTTCGCTTCGGGAGGAGTCGCGGCGCGCTTCGACGACGAGGGCGACCGCGTGGACCTCGACGTGACCGCACCTTCGGCGGGGCGTTACGTGTTGCGCGTGCGCTTCTCCAACGGCTCGGGCAAGGCGGCCGCGCAGACGGTCACCGTGAACGGCGCCCCGAACCGTGTGGCGTACCCGGCGAGCGGTTGGGAAAGTTACGGCACGCGCACGCTGACGGTCGCCTTGAAGTCGGGCCTCAATACCGTCGCGTTCACACAAGTCGCAGGTGACGTGCAACTCGACGCGGTGACGATCACGCCGAGCGCTCGCTAG